In a single window of the Desulfovibrio mangrovi genome:
- a CDS encoding class I SAM-dependent methyltransferase: MHTACSVCGSTAVEELGTIQRRSVTKRGIMTFDMPVAICRDCGFSFLHPTPSDEEFIEIHRNVYYPNWGDNQNVIAHARQVFSKVTQALPLPQDYAVLDIGCGEGNLLEVFHEHGADCTGVEIRDEIDISRLKAQGIAILQQPFQEIRFDRTFDLIIMDNVMEHVPSPSAFLMSAREILAPHGHLVILVPYVSATSDEAFIPEHVNFFTPATLKNLCKASGFEAVEPPHPQKALSIYRKSTDAARKELSNEYRAAAALIREYMSRKDERDALIRNGVQQAIDAYFAQGDSVIFYGAGSYALYMMEHLDLSHEGFLGFVESNPLKVGKPFLGHTVHGIADLSRLQPDAVFICTENAHFINEIKGLIRQTMPAAHCRVFTMHDIRAGAAPD, from the coding sequence ATGCACACAGCCTGCTCTGTCTGCGGCAGCACGGCCGTTGAAGAACTCGGCACCATACAACGCCGGTCCGTGACCAAAAGAGGCATAATGACCTTTGACATGCCCGTTGCCATATGCAGGGACTGCGGCTTCTCCTTTCTGCACCCGACACCTTCGGACGAAGAGTTCATCGAGATTCACCGGAACGTCTATTATCCGAACTGGGGCGACAACCAGAACGTCATCGCCCACGCGCGGCAGGTCTTCTCCAAGGTCACACAGGCCCTGCCCCTGCCGCAGGACTATGCCGTTCTGGACATCGGCTGCGGCGAAGGCAACCTGCTCGAGGTGTTCCACGAACACGGGGCGGACTGCACGGGCGTTGAGATCAGGGACGAAATCGACATCAGCAGGCTCAAGGCGCAGGGAATCGCCATCCTGCAGCAACCTTTTCAGGAAATCCGCTTTGATCGCACGTTCGACCTCATCATCATGGACAACGTTATGGAGCACGTCCCCTCGCCTTCTGCCTTTCTCATGAGCGCGAGAGAGATTCTTGCTCCACACGGGCATCTGGTCATTCTTGTTCCCTATGTATCCGCCACGTCGGATGAGGCGTTCATTCCTGAACACGTCAATTTCTTCACGCCCGCCACGCTGAAGAACCTGTGCAAGGCTTCCGGCTTTGAAGCCGTCGAACCCCCGCATCCGCAGAAAGCCCTGAGCATCTACCGCAAAAGCACTGATGCCGCACGAAAGGAGCTCTCCAACGAATACAGGGCAGCAGCAGCCCTGATCCGCGAGTACATGTCCCGCAAGGATGAACGGGACGCCCTCATCCGGAACGGCGTCCAGCAGGCCATTGACGCATATTTCGCACAGGGCGACTCCGTCATCTTCTATGGCGCAGGCTCGTATGCACTCTACATGATGGAGCATCTGGACCTGAGCCATGAAGGTTTTCTGGGCTTTGTGGAAAGCAACCCGCTGAAAGTGGGCAAGCCCTTTCTCGGCCATACCGTGCACGGCATTGCCGACCTGTCCCGCCTGCAACCGGATGCCGTGTTCATCTGCACGGAGAACGCCCACTTCATCAACGAGATCAAAGGGCTCATCCGGCAGACCATGCCTGCTGCACACTGCCGGGTCTTCACCATGCACGACATCCGCGCCGGAGCTGCACCGGACTAG
- a CDS encoding acyltransferase — translation MPVNKRHAYAKGNIYARPKPSLLARLAGKLLGYLEQARIGEVWGAFDGKCVMGRDCFLGPNAWCTNLGAREDITLGDRVYLRGLLRCGGRGGRIEIGDEVYVGDDTIISSESSVTIGSLTLISHGVQIFDTIGHPVDPDERVRDWRIVMGTESGPRPGASSAPIVIGPRVWIGFNSTIMRGVTIGEGAIVAAGSVVVNDVAPFTIVAGNPAKMVKAVPGKNGYDHE, via the coding sequence ATGCCGGTAAACAAGCGTCACGCCTATGCGAAGGGGAATATCTATGCTCGCCCCAAGCCCTCCCTACTGGCCCGTCTTGCCGGAAAGCTGCTGGGATATCTTGAGCAGGCAAGGATAGGCGAGGTCTGGGGAGCTTTTGACGGTAAGTGCGTCATGGGCAGGGATTGCTTCCTCGGCCCCAACGCGTGGTGCACCAATCTGGGGGCCCGCGAGGACATCACGCTGGGCGACCGGGTGTATCTGCGCGGGCTGCTGCGTTGCGGCGGTCGGGGAGGCCGAATCGAAATCGGCGACGAGGTGTATGTCGGCGATGATACGATCATCAGTTCCGAAAGCAGCGTAACCATCGGGAGCCTGACCCTCATTTCGCACGGAGTGCAGATATTCGACACCATCGGCCATCCTGTCGATCCCGATGAACGGGTGCGGGATTGGCGGATCGTCATGGGAACAGAATCCGGTCCCCGCCCTGGGGCTTCCTCGGCCCCTATTGTCATAGGGCCACGCGTCTGGATCGGATTCAATTCCACCATCATGCGCGGAGTCACCATAGGAGAAGGCGCCATCGTGGCCGCCGGTTCCGTTGTGGTGAACGACGTTGCTCCCTTTACCATCGTGGCCGGTAATCCTGCCAAAATGGTGAAGGCCGTGCCGGGAAAGAACGGGTATGACCATGAGTAG
- a CDS encoding polysaccharide pyruvyl transferase family protein, translated as MTTGILTFHDGINYGAFCQVYSLYSYLRSQGLDVQVVNYKNPGFEERERQCFILPNNAELTARNMRKMALFEEAHALLNMTPRLRSQEDLARHTFDAVVVGSDEVWNYSTELIGFDPVYFSHGVQARRLVSYAPSFGTVNAGDVIPESVSDGLRRFSSISVRDANASRVVQGITGTAAPIVLDPTFLTDLSAQAVLPEEKDYILVYGFFTPPMIESIRAHARKTGKKTVALGYYREWCDVNRDIVTPFEWLGYFMQSDCVVTTMFHGMIYSILHRKPFCMYMTDYRRNKVGTLLDDAGLAHSIAGENDDLAAVLNGNFDYAAAYQSIDAKRAFSRQYLADALGLPL; from the coding sequence ATGACCACGGGTATTTTGACGTTTCACGACGGCATAAACTACGGCGCATTCTGTCAGGTGTATTCGTTGTACTCTTACTTGCGCTCGCAGGGGCTGGACGTGCAGGTGGTGAACTACAAGAATCCCGGCTTCGAGGAACGCGAACGCCAGTGCTTCATTCTGCCCAACAACGCCGAGCTTACCGCACGCAACATGCGCAAGATGGCGTTGTTCGAAGAAGCGCATGCCCTGCTGAACATGACGCCGCGCCTGCGTTCGCAGGAAGACCTTGCCCGCCACACCTTTGATGCGGTGGTTGTGGGCAGCGATGAGGTCTGGAACTATTCCACCGAGCTCATCGGTTTTGATCCCGTGTATTTTTCGCACGGCGTGCAGGCGCGGAGGCTTGTTTCCTATGCGCCGAGTTTCGGTACCGTGAACGCGGGCGATGTCATCCCTGAGTCTGTAAGCGATGGGTTGCGGCGGTTCTCGTCCATCTCGGTGCGCGACGCCAATGCCTCGCGCGTGGTGCAGGGCATTACCGGCACGGCGGCTCCTATCGTGCTTGATCCCACGTTTCTGACGGACCTTTCCGCGCAGGCGGTCTTGCCGGAGGAGAAGGACTATATCCTCGTCTACGGTTTCTTCACGCCGCCCATGATCGAGAGCATTCGAGCCCATGCCCGCAAGACCGGCAAAAAGACCGTGGCGCTGGGGTATTACCGTGAGTGGTGTGACGTGAACCGCGACATCGTCACGCCTTTCGAGTGGCTCGGCTATTTCATGCAGAGCGACTGCGTGGTTACCACCATGTTCCACGGCATGATCTACTCCATTCTGCACCGCAAGCCGTTCTGCATGTACATGACGGACTACAGACGCAACAAAGTCGGCACGCTTCTGGATGACGCGGGTCTTGCGCACAGCATTGCGGGTGAGAACGACGACCTTGCCGCCGTGCTGAACGGAAACTTCGACTATGCCGCAGCCTACCAGAGCATTGACGCCAAGCGGGCGTTTTCGCGGCAATACCTTGCGGACGCCCTCGGGCTGCCGCTCTAA
- a CDS encoding glycosyltransferase family 2 protein: METISIVVPSYNHAPYIEACLDSIYFQDYGKLEIIIVDDCSTDGSQDVIRGWLANVDAQEVSYASRYNEATGELERTWHKRYEREGRAITFVVNERNMGSTATYNRGFRMATGDFCSFVVSDDLCHPQMLSTLAAPLHEGSADFVYSDMFIVDDAGRIMREFRLPEYEFSRSFGDWYLCGVSTLYRRSLHERFGYYDESAMADDHECYLRFAMGGARFLHIPKTLYSVRSHHAREVGLHSHDRFAALLDYSKRLTLKARAWNCPGCGEK, from the coding sequence ATGGAAACCATATCAATCGTTGTCCCAAGCTATAATCACGCCCCGTACATAGAGGCGTGTCTCGATTCCATCTACTTTCAGGACTACGGAAAGCTTGAGATCATCATCGTGGACGACTGCTCGACGGATGGCTCGCAGGACGTGATTCGCGGCTGGCTGGCCAATGTGGACGCGCAGGAGGTTTCCTATGCCTCGCGTTACAACGAGGCCACGGGTGAACTGGAGCGGACATGGCACAAGCGTTACGAGCGCGAAGGCCGCGCCATAACCTTTGTGGTCAACGAGCGTAACATGGGCTCCACGGCTACCTACAATCGCGGTTTCCGCATGGCGACAGGCGACTTCTGTTCCTTTGTGGTCTCCGACGACCTGTGTCATCCGCAGATGCTCTCCACGCTGGCGGCTCCCCTGCATGAAGGCAGTGCGGACTTCGTTTATTCGGACATGTTCATCGTGGACGATGCGGGGCGCATCATGCGTGAATTCCGGTTGCCGGAATACGAGTTTTCCAGAAGCTTCGGCGACTGGTATCTGTGCGGTGTTTCCACGCTGTACCGCCGTTCGCTGCATGAACGGTTCGGTTACTATGACGAGAGCGCCATGGCCGACGACCATGAATGTTATCTGCGGTTTGCCATGGGCGGGGCGCGTTTTCTGCACATCCCCAAGACGCTGTACAGCGTGCGCAGCCATCATGCGCGGGAAGTGGGCCTGCATTCGCATGACAGATTTGCCGCCCTGCTGGACTATTCCAAGAGGCTGACGCTCAAGGCGCGTGCCTGGAATTGCCCCGGTTGCGGTGAGAAGTAG
- the icd gene encoding NADP-dependent isocitrate dehydrogenase encodes MQKTVLFIEGDGIGAEVTKAAQPIINKAVEKAYGKERSLEWKELLAGEKAFKETGEYLPQSTLEALRGAELAMKGPLTTPVGKGFRSLNVTMRQTLDLYACIRPIRYFDGIMSPVKRPDLVDMIVFRENTEDVYAGIEYASGTPEAKRIIEFFRDQLGVNVDLTAGVGLKPMTPAGSKRLVRKALQHAVAQGKPNVTLVHKGNIMKYTEGGFREWGYELARDEFADQIVMEKDAAGVTGKIVVKDRIADAMFQEVLIRPEQYSVIATTNLNGDYISDALAAQVGGLGLAPGVNMSDTLAFYEATHGTAPTIAGQDKANPGSLILCGAMLLDHIGWHEAAELIHNAMNKVIAAKTVTVDLASQMEGARTVGTTEFGELLGAAL; translated from the coding sequence ATGCAGAAGACTGTATTGTTTATCGAAGGCGACGGTATCGGCGCAGAAGTCACCAAGGCTGCGCAGCCGATCATCAACAAGGCCGTGGAAAAGGCCTACGGGAAGGAGCGTTCCCTCGAATGGAAAGAACTCCTCGCCGGTGAAAAGGCGTTCAAGGAAACTGGCGAATATCTGCCCCAGAGCACGCTCGAGGCTCTGCGCGGTGCAGAGCTTGCCATGAAGGGCCCGCTGACCACTCCCGTGGGCAAAGGCTTCCGCAGCCTGAACGTGACCATGCGTCAGACGCTGGACCTGTATGCCTGCATCCGCCCCATCCGCTACTTTGACGGCATCATGTCGCCCGTCAAGCGCCCCGACCTTGTGGATATGATCGTGTTCCGCGAGAACACCGAAGACGTATACGCCGGCATTGAATATGCCTCCGGCACTCCCGAGGCCAAGCGCATCATCGAATTTTTCCGTGACCAGCTGGGCGTGAATGTGGACCTGACTGCAGGCGTGGGCCTCAAGCCCATGACTCCTGCCGGTTCCAAGCGTCTCGTGCGCAAGGCGCTGCAGCATGCCGTGGCGCAGGGCAAGCCCAACGTTACGCTGGTGCACAAGGGCAACATCATGAAGTACACCGAAGGCGGCTTCCGCGAGTGGGGCTACGAGCTTGCCCGTGACGAGTTTGCCGATCAGATCGTGATGGAAAAGGACGCCGCCGGTGTGACCGGCAAGATCGTGGTGAAGGACCGCATCGCGGACGCCATGTTCCAGGAAGTGCTTATCCGTCCCGAACAGTACAGCGTTATTGCCACCACCAACCTGAACGGCGACTACATTTCCGATGCACTTGCCGCACAGGTGGGCGGACTCGGTCTTGCTCCGGGCGTGAACATGTCCGATACGCTGGCTTTCTACGAAGCCACGCACGGCACGGCACCCACCATTGCCGGACAGGACAAGGCCAACCCCGGCAGCCTTATCCTCTGCGGCGCCATGCTGCTGGATCACATCGGCTGGCACGAGGCCGCCGAGCTTATCCACAATGCCATGAACAAGGTCATTGCTGCCAAGACCGTGACTGTGGACCTTGCGTCCCAGATGGAAGGCGCAAGGACCGTGGGCACCACCGAGTTCGGCGAACTGCTGGGCGCGGCACTGTAA
- a CDS encoding methyltransferase domain-containing protein, with amino-acid sequence MLEPQILIPERRADEIALYEQNGRRPWSRGYLASRFAFVEQSLGDADVMSLFACEATLPEGFGHGYDERVVEYPWVLSRLSRGEGRLLDAGSCFNYPEIIGRPEIEGKDFTIFTLAPEDNCFWNRKISYQYGDLRNMPFRDDWFDEVISISTLGHVGMDNRLYTKGHEAGTVGLEAEQAVGELVRILRPGGKLLVSVVYGVHQLIEWRSGSVFAEQFDAALLQDLVRAFKGCSSVKVSIYGYTQDGWNVSSLEQSAHVEYFNIHVAEEYGADNAAAARAVAFIEAVK; translated from the coding sequence ATGCTTGAACCGCAGATACTGATACCGGAACGGCGGGCAGATGAAATTGCCCTGTATGAACAGAACGGCAGAAGGCCGTGGTCGCGCGGGTATCTCGCCAGCCGCTTTGCCTTTGTGGAGCAGAGCCTCGGCGATGCCGACGTGATGTCGCTCTTTGCGTGCGAAGCCACCTTGCCCGAGGGGTTCGGGCACGGCTATGACGAACGCGTGGTGGAATATCCGTGGGTGCTGTCGCGCCTTTCCCGTGGCGAAGGCCGCCTGCTCGATGCGGGGTCCTGCTTCAATTATCCGGAGATCATCGGACGTCCTGAAATCGAGGGCAAGGACTTCACCATCTTCACCCTCGCTCCCGAGGACAACTGCTTCTGGAACAGGAAGATTTCCTACCAATACGGCGACCTGCGTAACATGCCGTTCCGCGACGACTGGTTTGACGAGGTCATTTCCATTTCCACCCTCGGTCATGTGGGTATGGACAACCGGCTTTACACCAAGGGGCATGAAGCGGGAACGGTCGGGCTGGAAGCCGAACAGGCCGTGGGCGAACTGGTGCGCATTCTGCGTCCCGGCGGCAAGCTCCTCGTTTCCGTGGTGTACGGCGTGCATCAGCTTATCGAATGGCGCAGCGGTTCCGTGTTTGCCGAGCAGTTCGACGCGGCCCTGCTGCAAGACCTTGTCCGCGCCTTCAAGGGGTGCTCGTCGGTCAAGGTATCCATCTACGGTTACACGCAGGACGGCTGGAACGTCAGCAGCCTTGAGCAGAGCGCCCATGTGGAATATTTCAACATTCATGTCGCCGAAGAGTATGGTGCGGACAACGCCGCAGCCGCACGGGCCGTGGCCTTCATTGAAGCGGTGAAGTAG
- a CDS encoding radical SAM/SPASM domain-containing protein, with amino-acid sequence MTMSSQLKRELKWPEQATLAIEVCGVCNLRCPMCSYPRLKRKKGMMDFGLFTRIAEDAADNGHGIASLHFFGEPLLWPHIVEGVALLAKFGMHPRLSTNGMMLTGDMARRLQDAGMKEIMVTIDTLRPEVYKIIRSGGDFETVRRNIHDAIAAAPDLLIRPQMMPTKYNEGETEEDFYNEFGRHRNFQVQPWFIHRMIEAENLTKDLFHASDEVDKRLCDKPFERVDVLWDGTTVLCCLDAEGTLVTGDLNTNSISHSWEGPKATRLRRKIMAGEWHDLLACRECMADHVVTDIAPACWKKTEPLQPLPESYRKVYDRILELGEYDEASGTWSNGGMTNFLSTESGRNA; translated from the coding sequence ATGACCATGAGTAGCCAGTTGAAAAGAGAATTGAAGTGGCCGGAACAAGCCACCTTGGCCATTGAGGTGTGCGGCGTCTGCAACCTGCGTTGCCCCATGTGTTCCTATCCCCGCCTGAAGCGGAAGAAAGGGATGATGGATTTCGGGCTGTTCACCAGAATCGCCGAAGACGCTGCGGACAACGGACACGGCATTGCTTCCCTGCATTTCTTCGGTGAGCCCTTGCTCTGGCCGCATATCGTGGAAGGTGTTGCGCTGCTTGCCAAATTCGGCATGCATCCGCGCCTGAGCACCAACGGCATGATGCTCACGGGCGACATGGCCCGCCGTCTGCAGGATGCGGGCATGAAGGAGATCATGGTCACCATCGATACCCTGCGTCCGGAGGTGTACAAGATCATCCGTTCCGGCGGAGATTTCGAGACCGTGCGCAGGAATATTCACGATGCCATAGCTGCAGCGCCTGACCTGCTCATCCGTCCCCAGATGATGCCCACGAAGTATAACGAGGGCGAAACGGAAGAGGATTTCTACAATGAATTCGGCAGGCACAGGAATTTTCAGGTGCAGCCGTGGTTCATCCACCGCATGATCGAGGCGGAAAACCTGACCAAGGATCTTTTCCATGCGTCAGACGAAGTGGACAAGCGCCTCTGCGACAAGCCGTTCGAGCGTGTGGACGTGCTGTGGGACGGAACCACCGTGCTTTGCTGTCTGGATGCGGAAGGAACGCTTGTCACCGGAGATTTGAACACGAATTCCATTTCTCACAGCTGGGAAGGCCCCAAGGCCACGCGTTTGCGCAGAAAGATCATGGCGGGGGAATGGCATGACTTGCTCGCCTGCCGGGAATGCATGGCTGATCATGTGGTAACGGACATCGCCCCCGCATGCTGGAAGAAGACCGAACCGCTGCAGCCGCTGCCGGAAAGCTATCGAAAGGTGTATGACCGTATTCTGGAACTGGGGGAATACGATGAGGCCAGCGGCACATGGAGCAACGGCGGCATGACAAATTTTCTTAGTACGGAGAGTGGCCGGAATGCTTGA
- a CDS encoding Coenzyme F420 hydrogenase/dehydrogenase, beta subunit C-terminal domain, with the protein MSVMETVYERIVMQGRCVGCGTCAGACMAVTGTGALRMAWHESGIPAPVRDSDACVQCGTCLSVCPLCEGNEDSTDMSGRLFPSSRSSADEVLGRYLALHAGYSLVHGHRENGAGGGLTTWFLEQVLEQGLADRVVCVVPAEGPDTFFRFALLDSPQALRAASRSAYYPVHAADVLAELAATEGRYALVGLPCVIRGFRLAAQRIPVLAERLVMTVGLTCGQARSRYFAEYLCVRCGLDAGSADRVRFRVKDPQRHQLDHRFECRSGAGDNLRQGRIYQTEGMGWLWGHDCFKVAGCNFCDDITAELADVSFADAVDEPHCHGNAGANFVMVRSAAAARLLSMGRERGDIFLENVAAEPVRKRMEGVELIKRRDLRHRLHLMRESGMEPPVLRQTPQRRDDAGENEWMELRDSLRLATTAVYAEHRHAHDVRARVEEAIQGVLAQKKQNG; encoded by the coding sequence ATGAGTGTGATGGAAACGGTCTATGAACGCATAGTCATGCAGGGGCGCTGCGTCGGTTGCGGCACCTGTGCCGGAGCCTGCATGGCCGTGACCGGAACGGGGGCGTTGCGCATGGCGTGGCACGAGTCCGGCATTCCCGCTCCGGTGCGTGATTCTGATGCCTGCGTGCAGTGCGGCACCTGCCTTTCCGTCTGCCCGCTGTGCGAGGGGAACGAGGATTCCACCGATATGAGTGGCAGACTGTTCCCTTCATCACGATCATCTGCAGACGAGGTGCTGGGCCGTTATCTGGCCCTTCATGCCGGGTATTCGCTCGTGCACGGGCACAGGGAAAACGGTGCGGGCGGCGGCCTGACCACATGGTTTCTGGAACAGGTGCTGGAGCAGGGGCTTGCCGACCGTGTGGTCTGCGTGGTTCCCGCAGAGGGGCCGGACACATTTTTCCGTTTTGCGCTGCTTGATTCGCCGCAGGCGTTGCGGGCGGCCTCGCGCTCCGCATACTACCCCGTGCATGCCGCCGATGTGCTGGCGGAACTGGCCGCCACGGAAGGACGATACGCGCTGGTGGGGCTTCCCTGTGTCATTCGTGGCTTCCGGCTGGCTGCACAACGCATTCCCGTTCTTGCGGAACGGCTTGTCATGACTGTGGGGCTCACCTGCGGGCAGGCCCGCAGCCGTTATTTTGCGGAGTACCTCTGTGTTCGTTGCGGGCTGGATGCCGGCTCGGCGGACAGGGTGCGCTTCCGCGTGAAGGACCCGCAACGGCATCAGCTCGACCACCGTTTCGAATGCCGTTCGGGAGCGGGAGACAACCTCAGGCAGGGCCGAATCTACCAGACGGAAGGCATGGGCTGGCTGTGGGGGCATGATTGCTTCAAAGTGGCCGGTTGCAATTTCTGCGACGACATAACAGCTGAGTTGGCCGACGTGAGTTTTGCGGATGCGGTGGACGAACCCCATTGCCACGGCAACGCAGGGGCAAATTTCGTGATGGTGCGCTCGGCGGCGGCGGCGCGTCTGCTTTCCATGGGGCGGGAGCGTGGAGATATTTTTCTTGAGAATGTTGCGGCGGAGCCCGTGCGCAAGCGCATGGAAGGCGTGGAGCTGATCAAGCGCCGCGATCTGCGGCACCGGCTGCATCTCATGCGTGAGTCGGGAATGGAACCGCCCGTGCTGCGTCAGACACCGCAGCGGCGGGATGATGCAGGGGAAAATGAATGGATGGAGCTGCGCGACAGCCTCAGGCTGGCCACCACTGCGGTATATGCCGAGCACAGGCATGCCCACGATGTGCGCGCGCGGGTGGAAGAGGCCATTCAGGGCGTGCTCGCGCAGAAGAAACAGAACGGCTGA
- a CDS encoding sugar transferase, whose protein sequence is MHVVLTGQCALSILTEQGPLLRAIREAGHEATVVAPFFDDETRFALHSENVRAVESGNPATGISSLRTIASFFSLWRILRALQPDIVLSFGLKQSTIGSLAAWLARVNRIYALPCGTTALQEKGALRRRLRARLCGTLCKLALSACRSVFFQTPEERAFFRDKGILPSGTANRLLNGTGVDLTDYPFSPLPDSASEAAGSGEMVFTCIAPLDREGGLEEFVEAARLISHEYPEARFRLAGTSATGNPISDSDLSLWKTWMEIEPQVMTPRELLAESTVFVLPGCRNGLPHAALAALATGRPIIATDAAACREIVLDGANGFIVPAGNASAMAEAMRRCMRERDSLAAMGEASRRYAEERFDARQVCRAQLKEMHLAHTGPETPLPQTVLGDRLKRAFDLAVTIPALVVFLPVIGLLALRVRSGISRDIFFRQPRPGRNAKEFRILKFKTMSDATDADGNLLPDADRLTPLGKRLRAASLDELPELWNVITGDMSLVGPRPLLPQYLERYSPRQARRHEVRPGITGWAQVNGRNITSWEERFEKDVWYVENHGILLDIKILFLTVWTVLRREGVTAPGHPTCPEFMGSPTEATNAEASECRPAATSVEKTEAPSSDTGNAASGND, encoded by the coding sequence ATGCATGTGGTACTTACGGGCCAATGTGCCCTCTCCATCTTGACGGAACAGGGTCCCCTCCTCCGCGCCATCAGGGAAGCCGGACATGAGGCGACCGTTGTTGCGCCCTTCTTTGACGATGAGACCCGCTTTGCCCTTCATTCGGAAAATGTGCGCGCCGTGGAATCAGGCAATCCCGCAACGGGGATTTCCTCTCTCCGTACTATCGCCTCGTTCTTCTCGCTCTGGCGAATCCTGCGTGCCCTGCAGCCGGACATAGTGCTCAGCTTCGGGCTCAAGCAGTCCACCATCGGCTCGCTTGCAGCATGGCTGGCACGGGTAAACCGCATCTACGCCCTCCCCTGCGGCACTACCGCCCTGCAGGAGAAAGGGGCACTGCGCAGACGCCTGCGCGCCCGACTGTGCGGCACGCTGTGCAAGCTCGCCCTTTCCGCATGCCGCAGCGTCTTCTTTCAGACTCCCGAAGAGAGAGCTTTCTTCCGCGACAAGGGCATTCTGCCGTCGGGCACAGCCAACCGCCTTCTCAACGGCACCGGCGTGGACCTTACCGACTACCCGTTCTCCCCGCTGCCGGATTCGGCGAGCGAGGCAGCAGGTTCGGGAGAGATGGTCTTTACATGCATTGCGCCTCTGGACCGGGAAGGAGGCCTTGAAGAATTTGTCGAAGCCGCCCGGCTGATCAGTCATGAATATCCGGAAGCACGCTTCCGCCTTGCCGGCACTTCCGCAACCGGCAACCCCATCTCCGACAGCGACCTCAGCCTCTGGAAGACATGGATGGAGATAGAGCCGCAGGTCATGACCCCACGGGAACTGCTGGCAGAATCAACCGTGTTCGTACTCCCCGGCTGTCGCAACGGCCTCCCCCACGCCGCCCTTGCGGCGCTCGCAACCGGCAGGCCCATCATTGCCACGGACGCTGCCGCATGCCGCGAAATTGTGCTGGACGGAGCCAACGGTTTTATCGTGCCTGCGGGCAATGCCTCCGCCATGGCGGAAGCCATGCGCCGCTGCATGCGTGAACGCGATTCACTTGCCGCCATGGGCGAAGCCTCCCGCCGCTACGCAGAAGAGCGATTTGATGCCCGACAGGTTTGCCGTGCCCAACTGAAGGAAATGCATCTGGCCCATACGGGGCCGGAAACGCCGCTCCCCCAGACCGTGCTTGGTGATCGTCTCAAGAGGGCTTTCGATCTTGCGGTCACCATCCCTGCCCTTGTGGTCTTTCTTCCGGTTATCGGCCTGCTGGCCCTGCGGGTCCGCTCCGGCATCTCCAGAGATATTTTCTTCCGTCAGCCCAGACCGGGAAGAAACGCCAAGGAATTCCGCATCCTCAAGTTCAAGACCATGAGCGATGCTACGGACGCGGACGGCAACCTGCTGCCCGATGCGGATCGTCTTACCCCGCTGGGCAAACGCCTGCGCGCCGCCTCGCTGGACGAGCTGCCGGAACTCTGGAACGTCATTACCGGCGACATGAGCCTTGTGGGCCCACGCCCCCTGCTCCCACAGTACCTTGAGCGCTATTCTCCGCGTCAGGCCCGCAGACATGAAGTGCGCCCGGGCATCACCGGCTGGGCGCAGGTGAACGGGCGGAACATCACCTCGTGGGAAGAACGCTTCGAAAAAGACGTGTGGTATGTTGAGAATCACGGTATCCTTCTGGATATCAAGATCCTGTTCCTCACCGTCTGGACCGTTCTGCGCAGGGAAGGAGTTACCGCCCCGGGCCACCCCACATGTCCGGAATTCATGGGTTCACCGACGGAAGCAACAAACGCCGAGGCAAGCGAATGCCGCCCCGCCGCGACTTCCGTTGAAAAAACGGAAGCTCCCTCATCCGATACCGGGAACGCTGCCTCCGGCAACGATTGA
- a CDS encoding cytidylyltransferase domain-containing protein, with amino-acid sequence MQQKAKVLAIIPARGGSKGLPGKNIMELCGMPLIGYSIRVALSAQHIDRVIVSTDSEEIAEVARSLGADVPFLRPRLLAGDTSLIGEAVFHALEVLREEGYHPDAVVELYPTHPFRTVSLVDELAGKLCEGFSPVNTVRRIVHDPFSVMQRRPDGTVYPVCTARSGAGAEDAQRSYFRKYGLFSGRNRTSADNPYFKVVNDPVSLIDIDTINDFRLAEHVIANGLFDFQFDQEVA; translated from the coding sequence ATGCAGCAGAAGGCCAAGGTACTTGCCATCATACCGGCCCGCGGCGGTTCCAAGGGCTTGCCCGGCAAGAACATCATGGAACTGTGCGGGATGCCCCTCATTGGCTACTCCATCCGTGTCGCGCTGAGTGCGCAACATATCGACCGCGTCATCGTTTCCACGGACAGCGAGGAGATTGCCGAGGTGGCGCGCAGCCTTGGGGCAGATGTGCCGTTCCTGCGTCCCCGTCTCCTCGCGGGTGATACGTCCCTCATCGGAGAGGCGGTGTTTCACGCTCTGGAGGTTCTGCGGGAAGAGGGCTACCACCCTGATGCTGTTGTGGAGCTGTATCCAACGCATCCGTTCAGAACCGTCTCTCTCGTGGATGAACTGGCGGGAAAGCTGTGCGAAGGGTTTTCGCCGGTCAACACCGTGCGCCGTATTGTGCACGACCCGTTCTCCGTGATGCAGCGGCGTCCGGACGGCACGGTGTATCCCGTGTGTACCGCCCGTTCCGGGGCAGGTGCGGAGGACGCTCAGCGGAGCTATTTCAGAAAGTACGGGCTGTTTTCCGGCCGCAACCGCACCTCTGCGGACAATCCCTATTTCAAGGTCGTCAACGATCCTGTCTCCCTTATCGACATAGACACCATCAACGATTTCCGCCTTGCCGAACACGTGATTGCCAACGGGTTGTTTGATTTTCAGTTTGATCAGGAGGTCGCATGA